A DNA window from Rhizobium jaguaris contains the following coding sequences:
- the ettA gene encoding energy-dependent translational throttle protein EttA, with amino-acid sequence MARQFIYHMAGLNKAYGAKKILENIHLSFYPDAKIGILGPNGAGKSTVLRIMAGLDKEYTGEAWLAEGATIGYLPQEPQLDPNKTVFENVMEGVAKKTAVLDRYNELMMNYSDETAEEGAKLQDIIDSQNLWDLESQVEMAMEALCCPPRDADVTNLSGGERRRVALCKLLLSQPDLLLLDEPTNHLDAETIAWLEKHLRDYPGAVMMITHDRYFLDNVTGWILELDRGRGIPYEGNYSAYLQAKAKRMLQEAREEAGRQKTISREQEWIASSPKARQAKSKARINAYEQLVDAAEKQRPGDAQIIIPVSERLGQVVIEMEGITKGFEGRTLVNDLSIKLPPGGIVGIIGPNGAGKTTLFKMITGQEKPDSGSIRIGETVQLSYVDQSRDALDGNKTVWEEISGGAEVIKLGKFDMNSRAYCGAFNFKGGDQQQKVGNLSGGQRNRVHLAKLLKAGGNVLLLDEPTNDLDTETLGALESALENFAGCAIIISHDRMFLDRLATHILAFEGEGHVEWFEGNFEDYEQDKIRRLGPDALNPGSQAHKRLTR; translated from the coding sequence ATGGCACGTCAGTTCATCTACCATATGGCCGGTCTGAATAAGGCCTATGGCGCCAAGAAGATTCTCGAAAATATTCATCTCTCCTTTTATCCCGACGCCAAGATCGGCATTCTCGGCCCGAACGGCGCCGGTAAGTCGACCGTTTTGCGCATCATGGCCGGCCTCGACAAGGAATATACCGGCGAGGCCTGGCTGGCCGAAGGGGCCACCATCGGCTATCTGCCGCAGGAGCCGCAGCTGGATCCCAACAAGACGGTTTTCGAAAACGTCATGGAAGGCGTCGCTAAGAAGACGGCGGTGCTCGATCGTTACAACGAACTGATGATGAACTATTCCGACGAGACTGCGGAAGAGGGCGCCAAGCTCCAGGACATCATCGACAGCCAGAACCTCTGGGATCTGGAAAGCCAGGTCGAGATGGCGATGGAAGCATTGTGCTGCCCGCCGCGCGATGCCGACGTCACCAACCTCTCCGGCGGCGAACGCCGCCGTGTGGCGCTGTGCAAGCTGCTTCTGTCGCAGCCGGACCTGCTGCTGCTCGACGAACCGACCAACCATCTCGACGCCGAGACCATCGCCTGGCTGGAAAAGCACCTGCGCGACTATCCAGGCGCCGTGATGATGATCACCCACGACCGCTACTTCCTCGACAATGTTACCGGCTGGATTCTCGAACTCGACCGCGGCCGTGGTATTCCCTACGAAGGCAACTACTCCGCCTATCTACAGGCCAAGGCCAAGCGCATGCTGCAGGAAGCCCGCGAAGAAGCCGGCCGCCAGAAGACGATCAGCCGCGAACAGGAATGGATCGCCTCCAGCCCCAAGGCCCGTCAGGCCAAGTCCAAGGCGCGTATCAACGCTTACGAACAGCTGGTCGATGCCGCCGAAAAGCAGCGTCCCGGTGATGCGCAGATCATCATTCCGGTCAGCGAGCGTCTCGGCCAGGTGGTGATCGAGATGGAGGGCATCACCAAGGGCTTCGAAGGCCGCACGTTGGTCAACGATCTGTCGATCAAGCTGCCGCCGGGCGGCATCGTCGGCATCATCGGCCCGAACGGTGCCGGCAAGACGACCCTATTCAAGATGATCACCGGGCAGGAAAAGCCGGATTCCGGCTCGATCCGCATCGGCGAGACGGTGCAGCTCAGCTATGTCGACCAGAGCCGCGACGCGCTTGACGGCAATAAGACCGTATGGGAGGAAATCTCCGGCGGCGCTGAAGTCATCAAGCTCGGCAAGTTCGACATGAACTCGCGTGCCTATTGCGGCGCCTTCAACTTCAAGGGCGGTGACCAGCAGCAGAAGGTCGGCAATCTCTCCGGCGGTCAGCGCAACCGCGTTCACCTGGCCAAGCTGCTGAAGGCTGGCGGCAACGTGCTTCTGCTCGACGAACCGACCAACGACCTCGATACGGAAACGCTGGGGGCGCTGGAAAGCGCGCTCGAAAACTTCGCCGGCTGCGCCATCATCATCAGCCATGATCGCATGTTCCTCGACCGCCTGGCCACGCATATCCTGGCCTTTGAAGGCGAAGGCCATGTCGAATGGTTCGAGGGCAATTTCGAAGATTACGAGCAGGACAAGATCCGCCGCCTCGGCCCCGATGCTCTCAATCCGGGCAGCCAGGCGCACAAGCGGCTGACACGCTAA
- a CDS encoding ribonuclease T2 family protein yields the protein MRPWLQGFAVAVLTAVVMATSAVAQENSRGRTRFILAASWEPAFCATNQKKAECRNQSPNNFDAKNFSLHGLWPMRQEYCDVSDDLKQSDSSNDWKDLPAVQLSAETKAALDKVMPGTQSGLERHEWIKHGSCTKLSADDYFGAAVGLINELNGSAVRDLFAQNIGKTLNAEAIKAAFDKSFGEGASGRVKMSCRQVGKVRVISELTIGLSEDAIQPSEGNEPRLEQLIQGAGSTSFGCDQGVVDAAGF from the coding sequence ATGAGGCCTTGGCTTCAGGGGTTTGCAGTTGCGGTTCTGACCGCGGTGGTGATGGCGACGAGTGCCGTGGCGCAGGAAAACAGCCGTGGCCGGACGCGATTTATTCTGGCGGCAAGTTGGGAACCCGCTTTCTGCGCGACGAACCAAAAGAAGGCAGAGTGCCGAAATCAATCACCGAACAATTTCGACGCCAAGAACTTTTCGCTACATGGTCTCTGGCCAATGCGGCAGGAATATTGCGACGTTTCCGATGATTTGAAGCAATCCGATAGTAGCAACGATTGGAAAGACCTGCCGGCTGTTCAACTGTCGGCAGAAACCAAGGCCGCACTGGACAAAGTCATGCCCGGCACGCAATCGGGTCTGGAGCGGCATGAATGGATCAAACACGGCAGTTGCACCAAGCTCAGCGCCGATGATTATTTCGGGGCGGCGGTGGGTTTGATCAATGAACTCAATGGTTCGGCCGTGCGTGATCTTTTCGCGCAGAATATCGGCAAGACGCTTAATGCCGAAGCCATCAAGGCCGCTTTCGACAAGAGTTTTGGCGAAGGCGCCAGCGGTCGCGTGAAGATGAGCTGCCGCCAAGTCGGCAAGGTGCGCGTGATCTCGGAACTGACGATCGGCCTGTCGGAAGACGCTATTCAGCCGTCGGAAGGAAACGAGCCGCGTCTCGAGCAACTGATCCAGGGTGCCGGCAGCACATCATTCGGCTGCGATCAGGGCGTGGTGGACGCAGCAGGTTTCTGA
- a CDS encoding alpha/beta fold hydrolase, protein MFAETRHLASPTGATLAYHHAPAEGDALGVLLISHGLAEHSRRYERFAGAMAAGGFHVYAHDHRGHGDTTAAEAPLGRFARRNGVDAVIADVLAMRELAAAAHPGLPVTLFGHSMGGLISLNVAVTHPNKFDAVTVWNANFNPGLAGRAAQVILKAERMLKGSDVPSGLLPKLTFGAWGQSIANRRTEFDWLSRIPEEVDKYIADPLCGFDASVSLWLDIFELTFRAPQKAHLDRLKREMPIHLVGGGHDPATNNGKAISWLSNHLKKAGFSHITMAIHQDMRHETLNEIGAAAAISDFADWCQQVTARA, encoded by the coding sequence ATGTTCGCCGAGACGAGGCATCTGGCTAGCCCAACGGGCGCGACACTCGCCTATCATCATGCGCCGGCTGAGGGCGACGCGCTTGGCGTGCTTCTCATCAGCCACGGCCTTGCCGAACATTCCCGTCGCTACGAACGTTTCGCCGGAGCCATGGCGGCGGGCGGCTTTCATGTCTACGCTCACGATCACCGCGGCCACGGCGATACAACAGCTGCCGAGGCGCCACTCGGCCGCTTCGCAAGGCGCAACGGCGTTGATGCGGTCATTGCCGATGTGCTGGCCATGCGTGAGCTTGCCGCCGCCGCCCATCCCGGCCTGCCGGTAACGCTCTTCGGCCATTCAATGGGTGGGCTGATTAGCCTCAACGTGGCAGTGACGCATCCGAACAAATTCGACGCGGTCACTGTCTGGAACGCGAACTTCAATCCGGGGCTTGCCGGGCGCGCTGCTCAGGTCATCCTGAAGGCGGAACGCATGCTGAAGGGTTCCGACGTCCCGAGTGGGTTGCTGCCGAAGCTGACCTTCGGCGCCTGGGGCCAATCGATCGCAAACCGCCGCACCGAATTCGATTGGCTGTCGCGCATTCCCGAGGAGGTCGATAAGTACATCGCCGACCCGCTCTGCGGCTTCGATGCCTCAGTCTCGCTATGGCTGGATATTTTCGAGCTAACCTTCCGCGCGCCGCAAAAGGCCCATCTCGATCGGCTCAAGCGCGAGATGCCGATCCATCTCGTCGGCGGCGGACATGACCCGGCGACGAATAATGGAAAAGCGATTTCCTGGCTGTCAAACCATTTGAAAAAGGCCGGATTCTCGCATATCACCATGGCCATCCATCAGGACATGCGGCATGAGACGCTGAACGAGATCGGCGCGGCCGCAGCCATTTCGGATTTTGCGGACTGGTGTCAGCAAGTGACGGCAAGGGCCTGA
- a CDS encoding DMT family transporter, producing MSSTGSSLPRLRQSELTFGLLMMFLSVFLSPIVDIFSKLAATTIPPAEVTAARFIFQWLFALPMLALRGQWGRWSLRRSGVHAIRAGVLTLSMVSFVTTLQVMEVADAIAIFFVEPIMLTILSSIFLKETIGWRRYTACAVGFFGAMLIIQPSFEQVGFVALLPVVTALCVAVYVMITRVVSHSEDAWPMQFQTGLWGMAICLILLAIGHGSGSPIIASVIPDGTAMAYLLGVGVTAAASGILTVHAYRAAPASTLAPLQYFEIVSATIFGWLVFHNFPDLIKWAGIFIIMASGLYILWRERRFASRPVSDTSETTFAP from the coding sequence ATGAGTTCCACCGGCAGTTCCCTGCCCCGTTTGCGTCAGTCGGAATTGACATTCGGCCTGTTGATGATGTTCCTGTCCGTTTTCCTGTCACCGATCGTCGACATTTTCTCGAAGCTTGCCGCGACCACCATTCCGCCGGCGGAAGTCACCGCCGCCCGTTTCATCTTTCAGTGGCTGTTCGCGCTGCCGATGTTGGCCCTGCGCGGCCAGTGGGGCAGATGGTCTCTGCGCCGCAGCGGGGTGCATGCCATTCGCGCCGGCGTGCTGACGCTGTCGATGGTCTCTTTCGTCACGACGCTGCAAGTCATGGAGGTAGCCGACGCCATCGCCATTTTCTTCGTCGAACCGATCATGCTGACCATCCTCAGCAGCATCTTCCTGAAGGAAACGATCGGTTGGCGACGCTACACGGCCTGCGCCGTCGGCTTTTTCGGCGCGATGTTGATCATTCAGCCGAGCTTCGAGCAGGTCGGCTTCGTGGCGTTGTTGCCCGTCGTCACCGCGCTCTGCGTCGCCGTCTATGTGATGATCACGCGCGTCGTCTCGCACAGCGAGGATGCCTGGCCGATGCAGTTCCAAACCGGTCTCTGGGGCATGGCCATCTGCCTCATTCTGCTCGCGATCGGTCACGGCTCGGGCTCACCCATCATCGCTTCCGTCATCCCTGATGGTACCGCGATGGCCTATCTTCTGGGCGTCGGCGTCACCGCCGCAGCCTCCGGCATCCTCACTGTCCATGCCTATCGCGCCGCACCGGCCTCGACGCTGGCGCCGCTGCAGTATTTCGAGATCGTCTCGGCAACGATCTTTGGCTGGCTGGTCTTCCACAACTTCCCGGATCTGATCAAATGGGCCGGCATTTTTATCATCATGGCCTCAGGCCTCTACATTCTCTGGCGCGAGCGGCGCTTTGCTTCCAGGCCCGTATCCGATACATCTGAGACCACTTTCGCGCCGTAG
- a CDS encoding CaiB/BaiF CoA transferase family protein has protein sequence MTDNKTKKPPLSGIRVIELARVLAGPWAGQMLADLGADVIKVENPNGGDDTRQWGPPFVEGKDGENLSAAYYHSANRGKRSVVADLKTEEGQALVRRLVMTADVLIENFKLGGLVKYGLDHESLKKINPKLVYCSITGFGQTGPYAGLAGYDYIVQGMSGFMSITGEPDGQPMKAGVAIADIFTGIYAVSAIEAALIHALKTGEGQLVDMALLDVQSAVLANQNMNYLISGKAPTRLGNAHPNISPYEVVPTADGYLILAVGNDGQFRRLCAILGIDERANDERYATNKARVAHRDEVRTFISAKTLSWKKADLLKACEDSAVPAGAINTIEDMFADPQIQARSLRLDLEDAAGTVIPSVRTPVVLSETPLTYTRPSPRLGEHQEEVLAELAELEGKAK, from the coding sequence ATGACCGACAATAAGACCAAGAAACCGCCCCTTTCAGGCATTCGCGTCATCGAATTGGCCCGCGTTCTTGCCGGCCCCTGGGCAGGGCAGATGCTGGCTGATCTCGGCGCCGATGTCATCAAAGTCGAGAACCCGAATGGAGGCGACGATACGCGCCAATGGGGTCCGCCTTTCGTCGAGGGCAAGGATGGGGAAAACCTTTCGGCCGCCTATTACCATTCCGCCAATCGCGGCAAACGTTCCGTCGTCGCCGACCTCAAGACCGAAGAGGGCCAGGCCCTCGTTCGGCGGCTGGTCATGACCGCCGATGTGCTGATCGAGAATTTCAAGCTCGGCGGTCTGGTCAAATACGGGTTGGACCACGAGAGCCTCAAGAAGATCAATCCCAAATTGGTCTATTGTTCGATCACCGGCTTCGGCCAGACCGGCCCCTATGCCGGCCTCGCTGGCTATGATTATATCGTTCAGGGCATGTCCGGCTTCATGTCGATCACCGGCGAGCCGGATGGGCAACCGATGAAAGCAGGCGTCGCGATCGCCGATATCTTCACCGGTATCTATGCTGTCTCCGCGATCGAAGCGGCTCTGATCCATGCATTGAAGACCGGCGAAGGCCAGCTTGTCGATATGGCGCTGCTCGACGTGCAATCCGCCGTGCTCGCCAATCAGAACATGAACTACCTGATCTCCGGCAAGGCCCCCACGCGCCTTGGCAATGCCCATCCCAATATCTCGCCCTATGAGGTCGTGCCGACGGCCGATGGCTATCTGATCCTTGCTGTCGGCAATGACGGGCAGTTCCGCCGCCTCTGCGCGATCCTCGGCATCGACGAGCGGGCGAATGACGAACGCTATGCGACCAACAAGGCCCGCGTCGCCCATCGTGACGAAGTCCGCACTTTCATCTCGGCGAAAACGCTTTCATGGAAGAAAGCGGATCTGTTGAAAGCCTGCGAGGACAGTGCGGTCCCGGCGGGCGCCATCAATACGATCGAAGACATGTTTGCCGATCCACAGATCCAGGCTCGCAGTTTGCGGCTCGATCTCGAGGACGCTGCCGGCACCGTCATCCCGAGCGTGCGCACACCGGTCGTCTTGTCGGAAACGCCGTTGACCTATACGCGGCCGAGCCCGCGTCTTGGCGAACATCAGGAGGAGGTTCTCGCCGAACTGGCGGAACTGGAAGGAAAGGCAAAATAA